A stretch of DNA from Coccidioides posadasii str. Silveira chromosome 4, complete sequence:
GATTGTGCCGGAGTTTTGGGCTGGGTGGCCTTTCTCTTCGCCCCGCTGGCTTTAGAGGCCTCATCGGCTGCGGCGGGCTTGACTTTTGAATGAGAATTGTTTTCGGAGTGCGCGTCAAACCCCAAATCTTTGAACAAGTCTTTTCCGACATATTCACTATCCGAGTTATTGACATTCGCGGGCAAACTGTCAGGGATAAGATCAAAGTTACTTGGGTCGCTATCGCTGCCGGTGCTAATATCATCGACGACGCCCGGTGAAAATGCTTTCTTCTCAGGTGCGCGTTTCttagcttctttttctgtctTTTTAAATACATCCTTTGCGCTTCCTTTCTCGGCGTAGTTGATACTTTCTGCATCGTCAGCCACTGCTGGCGAGTCCTTGTCAAGGGTAAGATTCTTTCCATTTGTCCCGAGCCTTGAGGCCGGAGTCGTTGCGCGACCGGTAGCGCTCTCATTCACAGGGCTGGTGACTGCGACAGACATACCGCTTGTGGCGTTGGCCCCGGATTCCGAGTTTGCGGACTTTGATGGAGTCGGGGCCTCTTGCGCGCTTCTGGCAACTTGTGGGACTTGGTGGGCGgtatcatcatcctcatcgcCAGCGTGTGCAGGGGCGGTCAAGATAGGACTAGATCCGCCTGGAACGTCACATGCGACTGCATTGTCGgtatcttgtctatcaaccTCAGTCATCATGTCATCAAGGTCCTTTTGGGCGTTTTCCACGCGGGTTCTTAGTCTCGGAGCTTGAATAACCAGGCCTCGCTGCTCAGCGGCATGTAGCTGCTTCGTCAAATCAAGCACAAGGGCACGCTGCTGGAGTTCCCTCGTCGGACGACCCTGTTTTCGTGCGTCCTCAAGCTCTTTCTCCAaaactctctctctatcgTGATTATCGAACCACGCTTCCGTAACCCAGTCAGGAAATTTACTGGTGAAACCACGCCTCGCTGCAGGCGAAGAAACGCGAGTCGAAGGGCCATCAACTTTCCGCGTTTCTTGACCTTTGGATTCCGGTGCTTTCTTAGAGCTCTTCGACTTCGACTCTGTAGCTGATTCGCGTTTTTCACCATCACCTAGGATCTCGATGTCTGGATTAGGAACGAAAAGACGGCTACCCCGGAGCAAACCCGCGATCTTGCGAGCATTTTGATTCTGCTGTGTAGCTGTTTGATCCTCTCCACCATTTGCCGATGTACTAGGGTCGTCAATCTTTGGCTCAGGGCCTGCTGCTGTCAGGTCTATGAAacatttggattcaccagtcttgtcttgcttggCTATGCCTTTTCGTTTGGAAGACCTTTTGGTGCCTGATTTCGCGTTTTTGGTCGACCTTGCATATTTGCTAGGCGAGGCATCGATCATTTGCACATCGGAATCGCTCCCTGCCTTCTCTGTGCCAGGGTGATTGGAATTTTGTTCTCCAGAGACAGCACCATTTGCCCTTTTATTGTTAGTCTGTCGACGCTTTGCGGGCCGTTCGATAGATCCAGGGTCAGAAATATTGATAACCACAGCTACATTGCTGGTAGGCTGCGTCGATGTATCGTTGGTAGTGGCAGTCTGTGACCGTGTATTGCGGCTTCTCGCACGAGTTCGCTTAGACAGACCGTCTGCGGTGCTGGCCCGGGTCAAGGGACTGTTTTCAGTGGGACGAGCCCGCGTGGATGCACTTTCGACTGTAGTATCCTGTAACGATGCCTCGTTGCCCGGCGTACGGGTTCGCGTAGATACATCTTCGGCAGGAGTGGTAGCTTGCGACGATGCGTCATTGCTTCCTGCGCGAATGAGAGTGGGCGCATCTTCAGCGgtagcagcagcagtagcAGCAGTCTGCGATGATTCATTGTTCGATCTTGTGCGAGCCTGGCTGGGTCTACCTTCAACAGTGGTGGTGGTCTGTGGTGACGTACTGCTCCTGGTTGCGCGAATACGCGTGGATGTACCATCCACACTGTTTGCATGGGCCGAACGACCGTTGGCTGTGTTAGGTCGTGTCGAGGTACTATTGGCTCTAGCTGGCGGCGTAGGTATGAGGTTGACCGTGCTGCGTCGTTGCTGCGCCGTGGCCGTTCGTAGAAGCTCGCCGTCTCCATCTACAGAAGCGCCGTAACACACACGAAGGGGAGGCCGACCGGAAGGACGCGGGCTGCTGTCGGCACAAGACTCCAAAACATCAGTGGTTTGGTCGCTATTGACAAGCTCACGGTctaaagtaaaaaaaaagggggagggatttttttttctcccccaCCCCCCACTTGTCAGTAAATTGCAGCATTAAAGCCAGAATTGGAGAAGATCGGGGTGATTGACGACGGACTTGAAGAGAGGGATGATCTGATCGCAACGGCAAAATTGGGGGAGAGGGAGATTTGCTCGTTGGGCAAAGATTCATCATCTGTAAGCCTGCGCTGGGAGGAAGGGGACCGTTTCCGCTTGCGAGCTGCATGTCCGGAGGTGGGAGTGGCGGGGACTACGGCCACAGGTATGTAAGCTGGCATGGTCTGGTGGTGAATAGCGGAGGATGGGAGGTTTCGGGGTTCGACGCACCTGGGTTGGCCTGGAAGCCGCCGCCGCGGGCGGACGGGCGTGCGACGGCGTGGCCGTTGTCGCTTTCAATCGAGGTTCTCACATGGCCAGGTTGGCTCTGGAGGGCGGCGGATGGACGTTGGCTGAAGAGCGGGATGGGAGGGAGGGCTCGTCGTCTTGCGGACAGCGCACGACCATCGTTCTCTGCGGCGGGGGTCCAATCCTGGACGACGGATCGGTATCTGATGCGACGCGTGGTGGGGTGCTGCAGGACGCGGATGGTGGCCCACTGGTCCGAAGCGCTGGAGGCTGCATGGCCTTTGTTGACAAAGACATCGGCAACGGTCAGGTCCAGGTCCAGGTCGACCGTGGGGCGCTCGTCGTCGACAAGTTTCTTGATACGGAGAGGTCTGGGAGCCATTGTGGTGCGGTCAGAGAAGCATGTCGATTGAGAATGAGAGCACGGAGGGAGAAGACTGCAGGGATGGAACTTACGGGGCTGCTGGGTGAAGCTTCGTGAACATGCGGGAGATGCGGGCCGCCAGCTGGACCAACGTCTCCTGCTCGGGGTCTGGGACGAGGACCATCATGGAGCGGACATCGTGAGGGTCGACGGCGGACGTCTCCCTCCCCACCACGTCGGGCGGAGGGACCTTGACGACCGCCCGCAGGAGCACCATATAAATGCGGAGAAGCTCTCGAGCGCGGGGGAGAAAGCTTGTGTGGTGATATCAAAGATATCAAATTGGAGCAACG
This window harbors:
- a CDS encoding uncharacterized protein (EggNog:ENOG410PXYG~COG:S) gives rise to the protein MEMADGRWQMADEDEDEDEDGRRWKKKRFFLPRARELLRIYMVLLRAVVKVPPPDVVGRETSAVDPHDVRSMMVLVPDPEQETLVQLAARISRMFTKLHPAAPPLRIKKLVDDERPTVDLDLDLTVADVFVNKGHAASSASDQWATIRVLQHPTTRRIRYRSVVQDWTPAAENDGRALSARRRALPPIPLFSQRPSAALQSQPGHVRTSIESDNGHAVARPSARGGGFQANPVPATPTSGHAARKRKRSPSSQRRLTDDESLPNEQISLSPNFAVAIRSSLSSNRELVNSDQTTDVLESCADSSPRPSGRPPLRVCYGASVDGDGELLRTATAQQRRSTVNLIPTPPARANSTSTRPNTANGRSAHANSVDGTSTRIRATRSSTSPQTTTTVEGRPSQARTRSNNESSQTAATAAATAEDAPTLIRAGSNDASSQATTPAEDVSTRTRTPGNEASLQDTTVESASTRARPTENSPLTRASTADGLSKRTRARSRNTRSQTATTNDTSTQPTSNVAVVINISDPGSIERPAKRRQTNNKRANGAVSGEQNSNHPGTEKAGSDSDVQMIDASPSKYARSTKNAKSGTKRSSKRKGIAKQDKTGESKCFIDLTAAGPEPKIDDPSTSANGGEDQTATQQNQNARKIAGLLRGSRLFVPNPDIEILGDGEKRESATESKSKSSKKAPESKGQETRKVDGPSTRVSSPAARRGFTSKFPDWVTEAWFDNHDRERVLEKELEDARKQGRPTRELQQRALVLDLTKQLHAAEQRGLVIQAPRLRTRVENAQKDLDDMMTEVDRQDTDNAVACDVPGGSSPILTAPAHAGDEDDDTAHQVPQVARSAQEAPTPSKSANSESGANATSGMSVAVTSPVNESATGRATTPASRLGTNGKNLTLDKDSPAVADDAESINYAEKGSAKDVFKKTEKEAKKRAPEKKAFSPGVVDDISTGSDSDPSNFDLIPDSLPANVNNSDSEYVGKDLFKDLGFDAHSENNSHSKVKPAAADEASKASGAKRKATQPKTPAQSKKAAKSNRSGVASSPLRASKAESSGSISFSQPAPTSSRTSLPSAMANNIFAPRDRKPSRPSLKALRDEHIPNNASITSSPNAGPGTPTNKVTPPASKSFIKHGLTVLGAAASRPFLRQM